The following proteins come from a genomic window of Haliaeetus albicilla chromosome 23, bHalAlb1.1, whole genome shotgun sequence:
- the TAF1 gene encoding transcription initiation factor TFIID subunit 1 isoform X4, translating into MSDSESEEEGDGGRAEPFSLTGFLFGNINEAGQLEGDSVLDKESKKHLAGLGVLGLGNLITEITASEEDSPETDGAHLDEEGWVKSTEDAVDYSDINEVAEDESRRYKQAMGSLQPVRRPGSVTALAVEDEDEDDYDADCEDIDSKLMPPPPPPPVPGKKEDEKDAAATGIMQRDATKQLPSVTELFPEFRPGKVLRFLRLFGPGKNVPSVWRSARRKRKKKHRELAQEVQIQEGEVVVESGMEGKSPWEYEFAAPPPPEQCLSDDEITMMAPVESKFSQSTGDIDKVADTKPKVAEWRYGPAQLWYDMLGIPEDGSGFDYGFKLKEKKEQEVKGHTDEGDAGLMDEKDDLLADEHFLMVTQLQWEDDVIWNGEDVKHKGTKTQRASLAGWLPSSMTRNATAYNAQQGLNRSGSLLNPPIPLAQKPNVAGVLGIAKGKEKQAPEQQVSLDEDKPWYSIFPIDNEELVYGRWEDNIIWDDQAMETYLDPPVLTLDPNDENIILEIPDEKEEMTLNSPSKENKKESSLKKSRILLGKTGVIKEEPQQNMSQPEVKDPWNLSNDEFYYPKQQGLRGTFGGNIIQHSIPAVELRQPFFPTHMGPMKLRQFHRPPLKKYSFGALSQPGPHAVQPLLKHIKKKAKMREQERQASGGGEMFFMRTPQDLTGKDGDLILAEYSEENAPLMMQVGMATKIKNYYKRKPGKDPGAPDCKYGETVYCHTSPFLGSLHPGQLLQAFENNLFRAPIYLHKMPETDFLIIRTRQGYYVRELVDIFVVGQECPLYEVPGPNSKRANTHIRDFLQVFIYRLFWKSRDRPRRIRMEDIKKAFPSHSESSIRKRLKLCADFKRTGMDSNWWVLKPDFRLPTEEEIRAMVSPEQCCAYYSMIAAEQRLKDAGYGEKSFFAPEEENEEDFQMKIDDEVRTAPWNTTRAFIAAMKGKCLLEVTGVADPTGCGEGFSYVKIPNKPTQQKDDKEPQPVKKTVTGTDADLRRLSLKNAKQLLRKFGVPEEEIKKLSRWEVIDVVRTMSTEQARSGEGPMSKFARGSRFSVAEHQERYKEECQRIFDLQNKVLESTEILSTDTDSSSAEDSDFEEMGKNIENMLQNKKTSSQLSREREEQERKELQRMLLGEDSGNDKERGKKDRRDKKGLSSASGASANSHKDDDTASVTSLNSSATGRRLKIYRTFRDEDGKEYVRCETVRKPAVIDAYCRIRTTKDEEFIRKFALFDEQHREEMRKERRRIQEQLRRLKRNQEKEKLKGPPEKKPKKMKERPDLKLKCGACGAIGHMRTNKFCPLYYQTNAPPSNPVAMTEEQEEELEKTVIHNDNEELIKVEGTKIVLGKQLIESADEVRRKSLVLKFPKQQLPPKKKRRVGTTVHCDYLNRPHKSIHRRRTDPMVTLSSILEGIINDIRDLPNTYPFHTPVNPKVVKDYYKIITRPMDLQTLRENVRKRQYPSREEFREHLELIVKNSATYNGPKHSLTQISQSMLDLCDEKLKEKEDKLARLEKAINPLLDDDDQVAFSFILDNIVTQKMMAVPDSWPFHHPVNKKFVPDYYKVIANPMDLETIRKNISKHKYQNRDTFLDDVNLILANSIKYNGSDSQYTKTAQEIVNICYQTLAEYDEHLTQLERDISTAKEAALEEADLESLDPMTPGPYTPQPPDLYDTNTSLSMSHDASVYQDESNLSAMDTPITTPEKRGTQMRQGRGRLGEEDSDVDIEGFDEDDDGKPKTPAPEVEDADGDLADEEEGSAQQTQASVLYEDLLMSDGEDDDDGSDEEGDNPFSSIQLSESGSDSDVEPNAVRPKQPHVLQENTRMGMDNEESMMSYEGDGGETSHVMEDSNISYGSYEEPDPKSNTRDTSFSSIGGYEISEEEEEEEQQRCGPSVLSQVHLSEDEEDSEDFHSIAGDSDLDSDE; encoded by the exons ATGTCAGACTCGGAGAGCGAGGAGGAGGGGGATGGCGGCCGCGCTGAGCCCTTCTCGCTGACTGGGTTTCTCTTCGGCAACATCAATGAGGCGGGGCAGCTGGAGGGGGACAGCGTCCTCGACAAG GAATCCAAGAAGCACCTGGCCGGGTTGGGTGTGCTGGGACTGGGCAACCTGATCACTGAGATCACAGCCAGCGAGGAGGACAGCCCGGAGACTGATGGAGCTCACCTGGATGAGGAAG gCTGGGTTAAGAGCACAGAAGATGCTGTTGATTATTCAGACATTAATGAAGTGGCAGAAGATGAGAGCCGTAGGTATAAGCAGGCAATGGGCAGCCTGCAGCCAGTTCGAAGACCAGGTAGTGTTACAGCTCTAGCTGTAGAAG atgaagatgaagatgaTTACGATGCTGACTGTGAAGATATTGATTCCAAGTTGAtgccgccaccaccaccacctccagtacctggaaagaaagaagatgaaaaggaTGCAGCTGCCACTG GAATCATGCAGCGAGATGCTACCAAACAGTTGCCAAGTGTTACAGAGCTCTTCCCGGAATTTCGACCAGGCAAG GTTCTGCGTTTCCTGCGTCTCTTTGGCCCTGGAAAGAATGTTCCATCGGTTTGGCGTAGTGCCCGAAGGAAACGCAAGAAGAAACATCGGGAGTTGGCACAAGAAGTGCAGATACAGGAGGGTGAAGTTGTAGTTGAGAGTGGAATGGAAGGAAAATCTCCTTGGGAGTATGAGTTTGCTGCTCCTCCCCCTCCTGAGCAGTGCCTTTCAGATGATGAG ATTACCATGATGGCACCTGTGGAATCAAAATTTTCCCAGTCAACTGGTGATATAGACAAAGTGGCAGACACAAAGCCTAAAGTGGCAGAGTGGCGCTAtggcccagcacagctctggtATGATATGCTGGGGATCCCTGAAGATGGCAGTGGATTTGATTATGGTTTcaagctgaaagagaagaaggagcaggaggtTAAAGGACACACAGATGAGGGG GATGCAGGGTTGATGGATGAGAAAGATGATCTGCTAGCTGATGAGCACTTCCTTATGGTGACACAGCTCCAATGGGAGGATGATGTTATCTGGAATGGAGAAGATGTCAAGCACAAAGGGACTAAGACACAGCGGGCAAGTTTGGCAGGCTGGCTGCCATCCAGCATGACTAGAAATGCCACTGCATACAATGCCCAACAAG gtTTGAACCGAAGCGGCTCTTTACTCAATCCACCAATTCCACTAGCACAGAAACCAAATGTAGCAGGAGTCCTAGGTATAGCAAAGGGCAAAGAAAAGCAGGCCCCTGAACAGCAAG TTTCCTTGGATGAAGACAAGCCCTGGTACTCTATTTTCCCAATTGATAATGAAGAGTTAGTGTATGGCCGTTGGGAAGACAATATCATCTGGGATGATCAGGCAATGGAAACCTACTTGGATCCCCCTGTCTTAACACTTGATCCAAATGATGAAAACATAATTCTAG AAATTCctgatgaaaaggaagaaatgactTTGAACTCTCCATCCAAGGAGAACAAGAAAGAATCTTCTCTAAAGAAGAGTCGAATCCTGTTGGGAAAAACAGGTGTCATCAAGGAAGAACCACAGCAG AACATGTCTCAGCCAGAGGTGAAGGATCCCTGGAACCTCTCCAATGATGAGTTTTACTACCCCAAACAGCAGGGACTTCGAGGAACCTTTGGAGGCAACATCATTCAG CACTCCATCCCAGCAGTGGAACTTCGCCAGCCATTCTTTCCCACCCATATGGGTCCTATGAAGCTCCGACAATTTCATCGGCCTCCCTTGAAGAAATATTCTTTTGGTGCCTTGTCCCAACCAGGACCCCACGCTGTGCAACCTCTGCTGAAGCacataaaaaagaaagccaag ATGAGAGAGCAGGAGCGTCAGGCTTCTGGTGGGGGCGAAATGTTCTTCATGCGCACACCACAGGACCTAACTGGCAAGGATGGAGATCTCATTCTTGCTGAATACAGTGAGGAAAATGCCCCTTTAATGATGCAGGTTGGCATGGcaacaaagattaaaaattacTACAAAAGG AAACCTGGTAAAGATCCGGGAGCTCCAGACTGTAAATACGGAGAGACTGTTTATTGTCACACTTCTCCATTCCTGGGTTCTCTGCATCCAGGCCAGTTACTGCAG GCATTTGAAAACAATCTTTTCCGGGCCCCTATCTATTTACATAAGATGCCTGAAACGGATTTCCTGATTATCCGGACACGACAAGGCTATTATGTTCGAGAATTAGTGGATATTTTTGTAGTTGGTCAGGAGTGCCCGCTTTATGAAGTACCTGGTCCCAACTCGAAAAGAGCTAACACCCATATCAGAGATTTTCTACAG GTTTTTATTTATCGCCtcttctggaaaagcagagaccGTCCTCGGAGAATTCGCATGGAGGATATCAAGAAGGCCTTTCCTTCACACTCGGAGAGTAGCATCCGAAAGCGGCTAAAGCTTTGTGCTGATTTCAAACGCACAG GGATGGACTCAAATTGGTGGGTTTTAAAGCCAGATTTCAGATTGCCAACAGAGGAAGAGATCAGAGCAATGGTATCCCCAGAACAGTGCTGTGCTTATTACAGCATGATTGCGGCTGAGCAGCGACTGAAG GATGCAGGTTATGGAGAGAAATCCTTTTTTGCGCCAGAAGAGGAGAATGAAGAGGATTTCCAAATGAAGATTGATGATGAG GTGCGCACAGCTCCATGGAACACCACACGAGCCTTCATTGCTGCTATGAAGGGCAAGTGCCTGCTAGAAGTGACAGGTGTAGCAGATCCTACCGGTTGTGGTGAAGGATTTTCTTATGTGAAGATTCCAAACAAACCAACTCAGCAGAAG GATGATAAAGAACCTCAGCCAGTGAAAAAGACAGTGACTGGGACAGACGCTGATCTGCGCCGTCTTTCTCTCAAAAATGCCAAACAGCTTCTGCGTAAATTTGGAGTGCCTGAAGAGGAG ATAAAGAAGCTGTCCCGTTGGGAAGTGATTGATGTGGTACGTACAATGTCTACAGAGCAGGCTCGTTCAGGGGAAGGTCCTATGAGCAAATTTGCACGTGGGTCTCGGTTTTCTGTAGCAGAACATCAGGAGAGATACAAAGAAGAGTGTCAGCGCATCTTTGATTTACAAAATAA AGTTCTGGAATCCACTGAGATCCTGTCAACAGACACAGATAGCAGCTCAGCTGAAGACAGTGACTttgaagaaatgggaaagaatATTGAGAATATGTTACAGAACAAGAAAACTAGTTCTCAGCTCTCTCgggaaagagaagagcaggAACGAAAGGAATTGCAAAGGATGCTTCTGGGAGAAGACAGTGGCAATGACAAAGAGAGGGGCAAAAAGGATAGAAGAGACAAAAAGGGGCTAT CATCAGCTTCAGGAGCCTCAGCAAACTCTCACAAAGATGATGACACTGCCTCTGTAACCAGCCTTAATTCCTCTGCCACTGGCCGCCGCCTCAAAATCTATCGCACGTTTAGAGATGAGGATGGGAAAGAATATGTGAGGTGCGAGACAGTTCGCAAGCCCGCTGTTATTGATGCCTACTGCCGAATACGGACTACCAAGGATGAAGAGTTCAT acGAAAGTTTGCTCTATTTGATGAACAGCACCGTGAGGAAATGCGGAAGGAGCGGCGCAGGATCCAGGAACAATTACGGCGGTTAAAACGGaaccaagaaaaagagaagctcAAGGGCCCTCCAGAAAAGAAGcccaagaaaatgaaagagcGTCCAGACTTGAAA ctgaaatGTGGAGCATGTGGTGCAATTGGCCATATGAGGACTAATAAGTTCTGCCCTCTTTACTACCAAACAAATGCCCCACCTTCTAATCCTGTTGCAAtgacagaggagcaggaggaagagctggaaaaaacagtCATTCACAATGATAATGAAGAACTCATCAAAGTAGAAGGAACAAAAATTGTCCTGGGAAAACAACTGATTGAGAG TGCGGATGAGGTTCGCAGGAAATCACTGGTCCTGAAGTTTCCTAAACAGCAGCTTCCTCCAAAGAAGAAGCGGCGAGTAGGGACAACCGTTCACTGTGATTATCTGAAT cGTCCTCATAAATCTATCCACCGACGGCGAACAGATCCCATGGTGACACTGTCATCCATCTTGGAGGGCATCATCAATGACATAAGGGATCTTCCTAAT ACATACCCCTTTCATACACCTGTAAATCCAAAAGTTGTCAAAGATTATTATAAGATTATTACTCGGCCCATGGATTTACAGACCCTGCGTGAAAATGTTCGTAAGCGACAGTACCCATCCAGAGAAGAGTTCAGAGAACATCTGGAACTAATTGTTAAGAACAGTGCTACATACAATG GGCCAAAGCACTCACTGACACAGATATCTCAGTCCATGCTGGACCTGTGTGATGAAAAGCTAAAAGAG AAGGAAGATAAACTGGCTCGATTAGAAAAAGCAATTAATCCCCTCCTGGATGATGATGATCAAGTGgccttttccttcattttggaTAACATTGTCACTCAAAAGATGATGGCAGTTCCAGAT tcTTGGCCATTTCATCATCCAGTTAACAAAAAGTTTGTTCCTGATTATTACAAAGTGATTGCTAATCCAATGGATCTGGAGACTATCCGCAAG AATATCTCCAAACACAAATACCAGAACAGAGACACTTTCCTGGATGATGTTAACCTCATCCTTGCCAACAGCATTAAGTACAATG GGTCAGACAGTCAGTACACAAAAACAGCCCAGGAGATTGTAAACATCTGTTACCAAACTTTAGCTGAG TATGATGAACACCTGACTCAACTTGAGAGAGACATCTCTACTGCTAAGGAAGCAGCACTAGAGGAGGCAGATCTGGAAAGTCTTGATCCTATGACCCCTGGTCCCTACACTCCACAG CCACCTGATTTGTATGATACCAACACTTCCCTCAGTATGTCACATGATGCTTCAGTCTATCAAGATGAGAGCAATTTGTCTGCTATGGACACTCCCATCACTACCCCAGAGAAGCGAGGAACTCAG ATGCGCCAGGGGCGAGGTAGGCTGGGTGAGGAAGACTCTGACGTAGATATTGAAGGGTTTGATGAGGATGATGATGGGAAACCTAAGACTCCAGCCCCA GAAGTTGAAGATGCAGATGGTGACCTTGCTGATGAAGAAGAAGGATCAGCCCAGCAGACGCAGGCCAGTGTCCTCTATGAAGATTTGCTCATGTCAGATGGAGAGGACGATGATGATGGGAGTGATGAAGAGGGAGATAATCCTTTCTCAT CTATCCAACTGAGTGAGAGTGGCAGCGACTCAGATGTGGAGCCCAATGCAGTGAGACCTAAACAACCTCATGTTCTTCAAGAGAACACACGAATGGGCATGGACAATGAAGAAAGCATGATGTCGTATGAAGGAGATGGTGGGGAGACATCTCATGTTATGGAGGACAGTAATATCAG ttATGGCAGCTACGAAGAACCAGACCCAAAGTCCAACACAAGAGATACTAGTTTCAGCAGTATTGGAGGGTATGAGATctcagaagaggaggaggaggaagagcagcagcgCTGTGGGCCGAGTGTATTAAGTCAGGTCCATCTGTCTGAAGATGAAGAAGACAGTGAGGACTTTCATTCTATTGCAGGAGACAGTGACCTGGACTCAGATGAATAA